The following coding sequences are from one Purpureocillium takamizusanense chromosome 14, complete sequence window:
- a CDS encoding uncharacterized protein (EggNog:ENOG503P38I~COG:S~BUSCO:EOG09265B95~TransMembrane:2 (o40-58i70-90o)) has product MATEKISLYNLADLKNTSDDAIPNYLNSLKFKQSHFLTDVRLALGYTGFALAAACFLWDYKLGFESTKTYTAVAVAVYTLINGALTFWMAEVEKGTVYQGVAPSGEKITIKTATKKNDPTYRLTISVEPNSKNAGAGAAPPEVVELSTPFTAFFDETGRFVAQPFQEALASAVPLIGRRDPKRVKLASQAMLDANPDLLDAVLAANNSSGSAGEDPASSSAATGAEPAEKKGGKRRKA; this is encoded by the exons ATGGCGACCGAAAAGATCAGCCTGTACAATCTCGCCG ACCTCAAAAACAcctccgacgacgccatcccCAACTACCTCAACTCCCTCAAGTTCAAGCAGTCCCACTTCCTCACCGAcgtgcgcctcgcgctcggctACACGggcttcgccctcgccgccgcctgcttccTCTGGGACTACAAGCTCGGCTTCGAGAGCACCAAGACGTacacggccgtcgccgtcgccgtctacACCCTCATCAACGGCGCCCTGACCTTTTGGAtggccgaggtcgagaagGGCACCGTGTACCAGGGCGTCGCGCCGTCGGGTGAAAAG ATCACCATCAAGACCGCCACAAAGAAAAACGACCCCACGTACCGCCTCACCATCTCCGTCGAGCCCAATAGCAAgaacgccggcgccggcgccgcccccccggaggtcgtcgagctgaGCACGCCCTTTACCGCCTTCttcgacgagacgggccgcttcgtcgcccAGCCCTTCCAGGAGGCCCTCGCGTCCGCCGTGCCCCtcatcggccgccgcgaccccaAGCGCGTCAAGCTCGCCTCCCAGGCCATGCTCGACGCGAACCCGGACCTGCTGGacgcggtgctggcggccaaCAATAGCAGCGGCAGTGCCGGGGAGGAccctgcgtcgtcgagtgctgcgacgggcgccgagcccgcggagaagaagggcggGAAGCGACGCAAGGCCTAG
- a CDS encoding uncharacterized protein (BUSCO:EOG09260SR2~COG:K~COG:L~EggNog:ENOG503Q31B~TransMembrane:1 (o381-402i)) has product MADFRQLALEFVLEDDAAKRNIIAQRAATELSSAPPASNPVARWVESVQPWMPGGDDDEMQNGQDSTDWTARAKALEFLSETIDFLKPDVLKPSQVKLLVAFFGAMFDVDHKAGIKPSATALSQIARMKSFQPQSARDIISKVCTLKDDFPRQVAKTRLAVYELLKQLVVDPTIASDLQHRDASSGFMNDLLQLCQNERDPDCLMVWFGILSYFLANYSPSKEMVEEVYGTFKAYFPITLPRTSQSKVQPAELKRELRRCFASNDSLAPLAFPFLLGKLDQGDGVTVNVKVDILQTIDMCLEKYTGADQSISAFVNRIWSSLKYEVRNGEVEDTINATLEVMRTLTTRLKGDELRDFCLNVTRDCVEDLSNPTYTAASGRLLVSVLSASTAAFVLIVAPAITHIKDNLRHPKSPAHSRDLHKILHIILETRLLLADIEMTDAERADFAAVDSIFRSLYTDVYGNPVKLAKDANSSYDDIKLATEAVQGIGALARQFAVTKRDAPGSAQPDAHLLLPGTTCAEICESLFDIISLPRHNQSQKAASDELVNESIKALERSIHGYPPGYLPLTARVAAAIRHSDPTASAETSLSAQRLCSILSVVGFSDMRSSQSNAMKHFLALVGTVYNELSTAMDTRPDPEFWGTLVDALLVALQYFDEACNNLLGDHVWSERLSENPWSPEFTSRYPELGSFDSDVSSPSNQVFAVPDAQKDISAIRESISRLNDDGLLIVLGVCRQLYRRATKSLSLPSGNKGLCFTYSFSGTDTPTLRYLHQLSNLASHVINKMSSKNLSCYGMATWALTLFRDEDVSLAPGGDPSRDELVDWLVLGPLSILSAGLLRNMPAAVIAQLYEIGVAQRVLVRCTSPVAESIDPAVLPSIRSILGYLANKYKLETLPETVAVLEQHLADALKQASVESNPQHQSNGVERVLTIYVVVGALVLRCTGKQTKGLLQLLREAPNSKISGYRLARGLDVIAGFGNAYYGRGGVMKPLWKQKLYFDLVQPMMTIAVGGSSDIQEPLIKTNYAIATLLMVRELPFEVYEDDSGKVVRVAISVAQNLGTGPDAKAAMDVLKQIITKAPETLQGHIRSLINVCISLFSSRSTPTRTRPDWMPEDYASGSPAADAAVQAECGKIALEIVGGLPRLFESRHVVPFAAQVQRELATACGHRVRDLRKTARLARAAWVDMK; this is encoded by the exons ATGGCTGACTTtcgccagctcgccctcgagttcgtgctcgaggacgatgctGCCAAGCGCAACATCATCGCTCAAAGAGCTGCCACAG AACTCTCAAGcgcaccaccagcctcgAATCCCGTGGCGCGCTGGGTCGAATCCGTTCAGCCATGgatgcccggcggcgacgatgatgagaTGCAAAATGGCCAAGACTCGACCGACTGGACAGCCAGGGCAAAAG CGCTCGAATTCCTGTCCGAGACGATAGACTTCTTGAAACCCGACGTTCTCAAGCCTAGTCAAG TAAAACTTTTAGTGGCCTTCTTCGGTGCCATGTTCGACGTCGATCACAAAGCAGGAATCAAGCCATCCGCCACTGCCCTATCGCAGATTGCTCGCATGAAGTCCTTTCAGCCGCAAAGCGCTCGCGACATCATTTCAAAGGTCTGCACTCTCAAGGACGACTTCCCTCGCCAGGTCGCAAAGACGCGCCTCGCAGTGTATGAGTTGCTCAAGCAGCTGGTTGTGGACCCCACAATCGCCAGCGACTTGCAGCATCGGGATGCATCCTCCGGATTCATGAACGATCTCCTCCAGCTGTGCCAGAACGAGAGGGATCCCGATTGTCTGATGGTATGGTTTGGAATCCTGAGCTACTTCCTTGCAAACTATTCGCCCTCGAAAGAAATGGTGGAGGAAGTATATGGCACTTTCAAAGCCTACTTTCCCATCACCCTGCCGCGTACCTCGCAGAGCAAGGTCCAACCTGCCGAGCTCAAGCGAGAGCTGAGGCGGTGCTTTGCCTCCAATGACAGTCTTGCGCCTCTTGCTTTCCCCTTCTTATTGGGAAAGCTAGATCAAGGAGATGGGGTCACTGTCAATGTCAAG GTGGATATCCTGCAAACTATCGACATGTGCCTCGAAAAATATACAGGGGCCGATCAGTCTATTTCGGCATTCGTCAATAGAATATGGAGCAGCCTCAAGTATGAGGTGCGCAACGGAGAGGTTGAGGATACCATCAACGCCACCCTCGAAGTGATGAGAACCCTTACGACGAGATTgaagggcgacgagctgcgcgacttCTGCCTCAATGTCACTCGAGACTGCGTCGAAGACTTGTCCAACCCGACATATACCGCAGCCTCCGGACGATTATTGGTCAGCGTTTTGAGCGCAAGCACAGCAGCGTTTGTCCTGATTGTAGCACCTGCGATCACGCACATTAAAGACAACTTGCGCCACCCGAAGTCGCCGGCGCACTCTCGAGATTTGCACAAGATCCTACACATTATTCTTGAAACTCGTCTACTCTTGGCCGATATCGAAATGACTGATGCTGAGCGGGCCGACTTCGCAGCAGTGGATTCAATCTTCAGATCACTCTACACCGACGTTTATGGGAATCCTGTGAAGCTCGCCAAGGACGCAAATTCATCATACGATGACATCAAGCTGGCAACCGAGGCTGTTCAGGGAATAggagcgctcgctcgccagTTCGCAGTCACAAAACGGGACGCTCCAGGCTCGGCTCAGCCTGACGCCCACTTGTTACTTCCGGGGACCACCTGTGCGGAAATATGCGAGTCATTGTTTGACATCATTTCCTTGCCTCGCCACAACCAGTCGCAAAAGGCAGCATCAGATGAGCTGGTCAACGAATCCATCAAGGCACTTGAGCGCTCCATACATGGTTACCCACCAGGATATCTACCGCTGACTGCAAGAGTCGCGGCTGCTATTCGGCATAGCGATCCTACGGCCAGTGCTGAGACATCACTCTCTGCGCAAAGACTCTGTTCTATACTTTCTGTGGTCGGATTCTCGGACATGAGGTCGTCCCAATCAAACGCCATGAAACACTTTCTGGCCCTGGTTGGCACTGTGTACAACGAACTGAGCACTGCCATGGACACCAGGCCAGATCCTGAGTTTTGGGGTACTTTGGTCGACGCCCTGTTAGTGGCATTACAGTACTTTGACGAAGCTTGCAACAACCTTCTAGGCGATCACGTCTGGTCAGAGAGGCTATCAGAAAATCCTTGGTCCCCCGAGTTTACCTCTAGGTACCCTGAACTCGGATCATTTGACAGCGATGTGTCAAGCCCGTCGAATCAAGTGTTTGCAGTTCCTGATGCCCAGAAGGACATCAGCGCAATTCGAGAAAGCATTTCCAGGCTGAACGATGATGGCCTGCTCATCGTTCTTGGTGTTTGCCGACAGCTCTATCGTCGCGCAACCAAATCCCTCAGTCTTCCGAGCGGAAACAAGGGACTTTGCTTTACCTACTCGTTCTCCGGGACCGATACGCCCACGCTCCGGTACTTGCACCAGCTTTCTAACCTTGCCTCTCATGTCATCAACAAGATGAGCAGCAAGAATCTTTCATGCTACGGCATGGCGACGTGGGCTCTGACCCTATTCCGCGATGAGGACGTGTCGCTTGCCCCAGGGGGAGACCCATCCAGGGACGAATTGGTGGACTGGCTTGTCTTAGGCCCGTTGAGCATTCTCTCCGCAGGATTATTGCGGAAcatgccggcggccgtcatTGCTCAACTT TATGAAATCGGGGTTGCACAACGGGTCTTGGTTCGATGCACCTCCCCCGTGGCTGAGTCGATTGATCCGGCTGTACTTCCGTCCATCAGGTCTATCCTCGGCTACTTGGCAAACAAGTACAAGCTCGAGACATTGCCCGAGACGGTCGCAGTACTGGAACAACATCTGGCGGATGCTCTGAAACAAGCTTCTGTCGAGTCAAACCCGCAGCACCAAAGCAACGGAGTCGAACGAGTCCTGACCATCTATGTAGTAGTTGGAGCCTTGGTACTTCGGTGCACCGGCAAGCAGACTAAAGGCttgctccagctgctgcgggaaGCTCCCAATAGTAAAATCTCCGGGTACCGTCTTGCGCGAGGTTTGGATGTCATTGCTGGCTTCGGCAACGCATACTACGGTCGTGGAGGCGTCATGAAGCCGCTGTGGAAGCAAAAGCTCTACTTTGACCTCGTCCAGCCTATGATGACCATTGCTGTGGGCGGATCATCCGATATACAGGAGCCACTCATCAAAACGAACTACGCCATTGCCACATTGCTGATGGTTCGCGAACTGCCTTTTGAGGTATATGAGGACGACTCGGGCAAAGTGGTGCGCGTCGCCATCTCCGTTGCTCAAAACCTGGGTACTGGCCCCGACGCCAAGGCAGCAATGGACGTATTGAAACAAATCATCACCAAGGCACCAGAGACACTCCAAGGCCATATTCGCAGCCTCATCAACGTCTGCATCAGCCTATTCTCGAGTCGGTCGACACCGACTCGCACCCGACCCGACTGGATGCCGGAGGACTACGCGAGCGGCTCCCCGGCTGCGGATGCCGCGGTCCAGGCCGAGTGTGGCAAGATTGCGTTGGAGATTGTGGGCGGTCTGCCTCGGCTTTTCGAGTCGAGACATGTTGTGCCATTTGCTGCGCAGGTGCAGCGCGAGTTGGCAACGGCGTGCGGGCATCGCGTGCGTGACCTCAGGAAGACGGCTAGACTGGCACGCGCGGCGTGGGTAGATATGAAGTGA
- a CDS encoding uncharacterized protein (EggNog:ENOG503NUT3~BUSCO:EOG0926431P~TransMembrane:3 (o15-37i127-148o179-198i)~COG:S) codes for MAQIPVQTLHRDPQLFYWILIPITVVMVLTGVLRHYASVLMATAPKKLEARALREQRALARGVALRSSYHALSQRAFEARREALVAGYESGAFLKEPERKGQPPANPLTDPSQMDGMMGMMKNNMAMIIPNTLIMSWINAFFSGYVIMKLPFPITIKFKSMLQAGVQTKDMDPRWMSSISWYFLCIFGLQFVYVFLLGSDNAASQMAQQMAAQQMPMGGMGGPGQDPDKQFKAEAENLAVVEHYSVLDDVEERLLEGIKS; via the exons ATGGCGCAGATCCCCGTGCAGACCCTCCACAGGGACCCCCAGCTCTT CTACTGGATTCTCATCcccatcaccgtcgtcatGGTCCTCACCGGCGTGCTCCGCCACTACGCCTCGGTGCTCATGGCCACAGCCcccaagaagctcgaggcccgcgccctccgcgagcagcgcgccctcgcccgcggcgtcgccctccgCTCCAGCTACCACGCGCTCTCGCAGCGCGCCTTcgaggcccgccgcgaggccctcgtcgccggctaCGAGTCGGGCGCCTTCCTCAAGGAGCCCGAGCGCAAGGGCCAGCCCCCCGCCAACCCGTTGACCGACCCGAGCCAGATGGACGGCATGATGGGCATGATGAAGAACAACATGGCCATGATCATCCCCAACACGCTCATCATGAGCTGGATCAATGCCTTTTTCAGCGGATATGTCATCA TGAAGCTGCCGTtccccatcaccatcaagTTCAAGAGCATGCTGCAGGCGGGCGTACAGACCAAGGACATGGACCCTCGGTGGATGTCCAGCATCAGCTGGTACTTTCTGTGCATCTTCGGACTGCAGTTTGTCTACGTCTTCTTGCTCGGCAGTGACAATG CCGCTAGCCAAATGGCCCAGCAGATGGCTGCACAGCAAATGCCCATGGGTGGCATGGGAGGCCCCGGCCAGGACCCGGACAAGCAgttcaaggccgaggccgagaaccTGGCTGTCGTCGAGCACTACTCCGTCTTGGACGATGTCGAGGAGCGTCTACTAGAGGGTATCAAATCGTAG
- a CDS encoding uncharacterized protein (CAZy:CE10~EggNog:ENOG503PCFZ~COG:I), with the protein MDFEDPQQLLVANKMARTAYLDSVLTVSISATQAATTKDRPVTGPIWVSKFAVPKARENSNNNDARDLVLGLVDEANDGNVPYQRPDAAEALRFEWVGARAGVDKNAPEPQLDEMDKFRRLEAETTSPLTVLYIFGGLGSFNAPPGYRRLVGQLAQKTGSKILMVHQRLAPQNPFPAALVDVFQAYLTLLAAPPGSPHDPVPASSIVIAGDSSGAALALSLLQVILRLNRRNAAADFHGQEVMIEVPAGIALLSLHGDLSNSLPSHDRNPLNDIYQFPPVEDLPYLRKEFPTCAAWPANPPRVNLYCHHEMFMHPLVSPAAVDDWSGSCPMWIASGEEQCVDAVAFLAQRAHSQGVPVTFYEYQGMPHTFPLIFRQAPQTRKCIDDWAKAIVSFGKREKTPSSAFFVHAKGVKAEPRDVPNLSPFTRDEVLDTMRKKIPLYKVPAWHYREQASL; encoded by the exons atggatTTCGAAGACccccagcagctcctcgtcgcaaACAAGATGGCCAGGACAGCGTATCTCGACAGCGTCCTCACCGTCTCGATCTCGGCGACGCAGGCCGCAACGACAAAGGACCGCCCCGTCACGGGCCCCATCTGGGTCAGCAAGTTTGCCGTGCCCAAAGCAAGGGagaacagcaacaacaacgacgcgCGGGACTTGGTTCTCggtctcgtcgacgaggcaaaCGATGGCAACGTGCCGTACCAACGGccggacgccgccgaggcgctccgTTTCGAGTGGGTGGGAGCCCGTGCAGGCGTGGACAAGAACgcgccggagccgcagcTGGACGAGATGGACAAGTTTAGGAGGCTcgaggcggagacgacgagtccACTCACGGTGCTGTACATTTTTGGAGGACTAGGCTC CTTCAACGCGCCGCCCGGATATCGCAGGCTGGTGGGCCAGCTCGCTCAGAAAACTGGCTCAAAGATCTTGATGGTCCACCAGCGTTTGGCGCCGCAGAATCCCTTCcccgcggccctcgtcgatgtGTTCCAGGCGTACTTGACGCtcctggcggcgcccccCGGGTCGCCCCACGACCCCGTGCCGGCGtcctccatcgtcatcgccggaGACAGCTCGggcgccgctctcgccctGTCGCTACTCCAAGTCATCCTCCGGCTAAACAGGCGCAACGCGGCTGCCGACTTCCACGGCCAAGAGGTCATGATCGAGGTTCCCGCCGGGATAGCCCTGCTCAGCCTGCATGGGGACCTGAGCAActcgctgccgtcgcacGACAGAAACCCGCTCAACGACATATACCAGTTCCCCCCCGTCGAGGACCTCCCGTACCTCAGGAAGGAGTTCCCGACctgcgcggcgtggccggccaACCCGCCCCGCGTGAACCTCTACTGCCACCACGAAATGTTCATGCACCCGCTGGTCAGTCCCGCCGCGGTAGACGACTGGTCCGGGTCCTGCCCGATGTGGATAGCGTCGGGCGAAGAGCAGTGCGTCGACGCGGTCGCGTTCCTGGCCCAGAGGGCGCACAGCCAGGGCGTGCCGGTCACCTTTTACGAGTACCAGGGGATGCCTCACACGTTTCCCTTGATCTTCCGCCAGGCGCCGCAGACGCGCAAGTGCATCGACGACTGGGCCAAGGCGATTGTCTCGTTTGGCAAACGCGAgaagacgccgtcgagcgccttcTTCGTGCATgccaagggcgtcaaggccgagccgAGAGATGTTCCGAACCTGTCGCCGTTCACGCGAGACGAGGTGCTGGACacgatgaggaagaagatTCCCCTGTACAAGGTCCCTGCCTGGCACTACAGGGAGCAGGCGTCGCTGTGA
- a CDS encoding uncharacterized protein (EggNog:ENOG503NWZC~COG:I), which produces MVHTSAWTDVAIPNIDLWTMYMEQPKEYPYNHTLLVDCDTNRSYTFADIKSLSIAFGKGLRHLYNWQRGDVLAFFSPNSIDTPIVNLGLHWAAGIASPANPTYTVDEFARQLDDSRAKAIVTQKPFLKIACDAAAKVGIPRDRIILMGDGRDETGIHRHWTDVNARGAWLQPSKPSIDPKKDLAYLVYSSGTTGLPKGVMLSHHNVVANSHQSRRFDVRTLNWDIDAQIGVLPFFHIYGLGVVLNVTLLSGAKCVIMPKFDLQKACRIIQDHSITFLYVPPPIVLALGKAPVVGQYDLSSVRWINSAAAPLSRDLVVAVWERLKIGVKQGYGLSETSPSVHTQLQDEWWRFQGSVGRLLPNMEAKIVNEEGKEVPSGESGELLLKGPNIFQGYWNKPELNKETFTEDGWYKTGDVFYVCPKGNYYITDRMKELIKYKGFQVPPAELEAKLIGREDIADVCVVGVWDNEQHTEIPRAYVVVRQGVEESEALAKGIVAWLNERVAPPKKLRGGVRFIKEVPKSQAGKILRRLLRDQARKEDEGPRARL; this is translated from the exons ATGGTACACACATCTGCGTGGACGGATGTCGCCATCCCCAACATCGACCTCTGGACCATGTACATGGAACAGCCCAAGGAGTATCCCTACAATCACA CACTCCTCGTCGACTGCGACACCAACCGCTCCTACACCTTCGCCGACATCAAGTCCCTCTCCATCGCCTTCGGCAAGGGCCTTCGGCACCTCTACAACTGGCAAAGgggcgacgtcctcgccttcttctcccccaACAGCATCGACACCCCCATCGTCAACCTCGGCCTGCACtgggccgccggcatcgccagcCCCGCGAACCCGACCTACACCGTCGACGAGTTtgcgcgccagctcgacgactcgcgcgccaaggccatcgtCACCCAGAAGCCCTTCCTCAAGATCGCCTGCGATGCCGCCGCAAAGGTCGGCATCCCGCGCGACCGCATCATCCTCATGGGTGATGGGCGCGATGAGACGGGCATTCACAGGCACTGGACCGACGTcaacgcccgcggcgcgtgGCTGCAGCCTTCCAAGCCGTCGATAGACCCGAAGAAGGACCTGGCGTACCTGGTGTATAGTTCG GGAACGACGGGCCTCCCCAAGGGCGTCATGCTGTCGCACCacaacgtcgtcgccaactcGCACCAGTCGCGGCGCTTCGACGTCCGGACGCTCAACTGGGACATCGACGCACAAATCGGCGTCCTCCCCTTCTTCCACATctacggcctcggcgtcgtcctcaaCGTCACCCTCCTCAGCGGCGCCAAGTGCGTCATCATGCCCAAGTTCGACCTGCAAAAGGCCTGCCGCATCATCCAGGACCACAGCATCACCTTCCTCTACGTCCCGCCCcccatcgtcctcgccctcggcaaggcccccgtcgtcggccagtACGACCTCTCCTCCGTCCGCTGGATCaactcggccgccgcgcccctcaGCCgggacctcgtcgtcgccgtgtgGGAGCGCCTCAAGATCGGCGTCAAGCAGGGCTACGGCCTGTCCGAGACGAGCCCCTCGGTCCACACCCAGCTGCAGGACGAGTGGTGGCGCTTCCAGGGCTCTGTCGGCCGTCTGCTGCCCAACATGGAGGCCAAGATTGTCaacgaggagggcaaggaggtcCCCTCCGGAGAG TCTggtgagctgctgctcaagggCCCCAACATCTTCCAGGGCTACTGGAACAAGCCCGAGCTGAACAAGGAGACCTTCACCGAGGACGGCTGGTACAAGACGGGCGACGTCTTTTACGTCTGCCCCAAGGGCAACTACTACATCACCGACCGTATGAAGGAGCTCATCAAATACA AGGGCTTCCAggtcccgcccgccgagctcgaggccaagctcaTCGGCCGAGAGGACATCGCAGACGTCTGCGTGGTCGGCGTCTGGGACAACGAGCAGCACACCGAGATCCCCCGCGCCTACGTTGTCGTGcgccagggcgtcgaggagagcgaggcgctggccaagggcatTGTCGCCTGGCTGAACGAgcgcgtcgcgccgcccaagaagctgcgTGGCGGCGTGCGCTTCATCAAGGAGGTGCCCAAGTCGCAGGCCGGCAAGATCCTCCGAAGACTGCTGAGGGATCAGGCCAGGAAAGAGGATGAAGGGCCAAGGGCCAGGCTCTAG
- a CDS encoding uncharacterized protein (COG:O~BUSCO:EOG09264BIX~EggNog:ENOG503NZKA), giving the protein MIRASPVVACCNSSIAKLRIGPLCAIRFTIMASLRIPTLRHLASCPLRVARLATQRRWAQVHDVRFLTQQPPQAVLDKYRSKLEQKAKQEGHDGIDGLKSAYADKIQAQRRQDGVEFPATNYIPQAGDTPVTQPNRGPLPSDTAFSADATASGAPAAAKVPTAGADKPAVKTLDEILDLGKVRELPEKELTAIWRLRHANAPQNICAVIPTATYQAMEDVARKSPQFVLPVPHESQGAEIHFLQWTFDAASKTSTVLFTQLAEYKSRGEFAQPHTTVTHHLDLAGDKGLVLMQGQVMDGRGIQPEHAKWLVMCLQRFYGGWEGGEGELTGDRKERADERRKLLEWFANGDSRFSVEKLLEEAERMG; this is encoded by the coding sequence ATGATTCGAGCATCGCCTGTCGTCGCTTGTTGCAATTCTTCCATCGCCAAACTACGGATCGGGCCCCTCTGCGCGATCCGGTTTACCATCATGGCATCCTTACGGATACCGACTCTACGGCACCTCGCCTCTTGCCCCCTGCGCGTGGCCCGCCTCGCGACCCAGCGACGCTGGGCACAGGTGCATGACGTGCGCTTCCTCACCCAGCAGCCTCCCCAGGCCGTGCTCGACAAGTACCGCTCCAAGCTCGAGCAAAAGGCCAAGCAGGAGggccacgacggcatcgacggatTGAAGAGCGCGTATGCGGACAAGATccaggcgcagcgcaggcaaGACGGCGTCGAATTCCCCGCGACAAACTACATACCGCAGGCTGGGGACACGCCCGTGACGCAACCGAACCGCGGCCCATTGCCATCCGACACGGCCTTTTCAGCCGATGCTACAGCTTCCGGAGCCCCAGCGGCTGCCAAAGTTccgacggcgggcgccgacAAGCCGGCAGtcaagacgctcgacgagATACTCGACCTCGGAAAGGTccgcgagctgcccgagaAGGAGCTGACGGCCATCTGGCGCCTTCGACACGCCAACGCGCCGCAAAACATTTGCGCCGTCATCCCCACGGCGACATACCAGGCCATGGAAGACGTCGCCCGCAAGTCGCCCCAGTTCGTCTTGCCTGTGCCTCACGAGAGCCAGGGCGCCGAGATCCACTTCCTCCAATGGACCTTTGACGCGGCTTCCAAGACGAGCACCGTTCTCTTcacgcagctcgccgagTACAAGTCGAGAGGCGAGTTCGCGCAGCCGCACACTACCGTCACccaccacctcgacctcgcgggCGACAAGGGCCTGGTGCTGATGCAGGGCCAAGTCATGGACGGCCGGGGCATTCAGCCCGAGCACGCCAAGTGGCTCGTCATGTGCCTCCAGAGGTTTTACGGCGGTTGGGAGGGGGGTGAAGGCGAGCTGACGGGCGACCGGAAGGAGAGGGCAGACGAGAGAAGGAAACTGCTTGAGTGGTTCGCCAATGGCGACTCCCGATTCAGCGTTGAGAAGCTACTGGAGGAGGCTGAGCGCATGGGCTAG